The following are from one region of the Polyangiaceae bacterium genome:
- a CDS encoding VOC family protein, whose product MLKSTQLIAFVATTDPERSKAFYRDVLGLELIADEAFAVVFQAGDTMLRIQKAQDFKPQPFTALGWRVDEIRPVIDQLRAKGVKFKRYDFFEQDAFDVWTTPDGSEIAWFEDPDGNTLSLTAFAKV is encoded by the coding sequence ATGCTCAAAAGTACCCAGCTCATCGCGTTCGTTGCCACCACGGACCCTGAGCGCAGCAAGGCGTTCTATCGCGACGTCCTGGGGCTCGAGTTAATCGCCGACGAAGCGTTCGCGGTGGTGTTCCAGGCGGGCGACACCATGTTGCGGATCCAGAAGGCGCAAGACTTCAAGCCTCAGCCGTTCACCGCGCTGGGTTGGAGGGTGGATGAAATCCGCCCGGTAATCGACCAGCTGCGCGCCAAGGGCGTGAAGTTCAAGCGCTACGACTTCTTCGAGCAGGACGCGTTCGATGTATGGACGACACCCGACGGCAGCGAGATCGCCTGGTTCGAAGATCCCGACGGAAATACGCTATCGTTGACCGCCTTCGCGAAGGTATGA
- a CDS encoding sodium-translocating pyrophosphatase, whose product MENLIYAAPVAGVLALIFAFVKASWITKQDAGDQTMKDIAAEIAKGAMAFLGREYKVLAMFVVVVAGLLAVANMGSKDHSPIIAGAFVLGAICSGLAGYFGMRVATKANVRTTAAAKRSLPEALQVAFSGGAVMGMSVVGLALLGLGGLFILFTTVLFKGQLNVTLNVITGFSMGASSIALFARVGGGIYTKAADVGADLVGKVESGLPEDDPRNPAVIADNVGDNVGDVAGMGADLFESYVGAIVGAMVLGLGAGAVADGSSMGPILLPLIVAAGGIIASILGTLVVRTKEGGNPQIALDVGSFGAAGVMAAATFGISKFLWPAAGTTVGGVDHVVTWLHVGGATVIGLATGVGVGMITSYYCSMDKGPVDGVANQSKTGTATNIIAGLGLGMQSTAIPIILIAIGIIGSAYVAGLYGVAIAALGMLSTTGIQLAVDAYGPIADNAGGIAEMSHQEPAVRERTDKLDAVGNTTAAIGKGFAIGSAAMTALALFAAFAQQANITTIDISKPTVMAGIFLGGMLPYLFSSMAMAAVGEAAMEMIEEVRRQFREIPGLLEGKAKPDTARCVDISTSAAIKRMVAPGLLAVVTPVAIGFGMGPEALGGLLAGVTVSGVLLAIFMSNAGGAWDNAKKSFEGGGFKMKDGTVHPKGSEAHSAAVVGDTVGDPFKDTAGPSLNILVKLMSVVALVIAPLIALAAK is encoded by the coding sequence ATGGAAAACCTGATCTACGCCGCCCCAGTCGCCGGGGTACTGGCGCTCATCTTCGCCTTCGTAAAGGCGTCCTGGATCACCAAGCAGGACGCTGGCGATCAAACGATGAAGGACATCGCCGCGGAAATCGCCAAGGGCGCGATGGCCTTCTTGGGTCGCGAGTACAAGGTGCTCGCGATGTTCGTGGTGGTGGTCGCGGGCTTGCTCGCCGTCGCCAACATGGGCAGCAAGGACCACAGCCCGATCATCGCCGGCGCGTTCGTGCTTGGCGCGATCTGCTCGGGTCTGGCCGGCTACTTCGGTATGCGCGTCGCGACCAAAGCCAACGTGCGTACGACCGCAGCCGCCAAGAGGTCTCTCCCCGAGGCGCTCCAGGTCGCGTTCAGCGGCGGCGCCGTGATGGGTATGAGCGTGGTCGGTCTGGCCTTGCTCGGCCTCGGTGGCCTGTTCATCCTGTTCACGACGGTGCTGTTCAAGGGACAGCTCAACGTCACGCTGAACGTCATCACTGGCTTCTCGATGGGCGCTTCGTCGATCGCGCTGTTCGCGCGCGTCGGTGGCGGCATCTACACCAAGGCGGCCGACGTCGGCGCAGACTTGGTGGGTAAGGTGGAGTCGGGTCTGCCGGAAGATGACCCGCGTAACCCCGCCGTCATCGCGGATAACGTCGGCGACAACGTCGGTGACGTGGCCGGCATGGGCGCTGACTTGTTCGAGAGCTACGTCGGCGCGATCGTCGGCGCGATGGTGCTCGGCCTCGGTGCCGGCGCGGTTGCCGATGGCAGCAGCATGGGCCCCATCCTGCTCCCGCTGATCGTCGCCGCGGGTGGCATCATTGCCTCGATCCTCGGCACCTTGGTGGTGCGCACGAAGGAAGGCGGGAACCCGCAGATCGCTCTGGATGTCGGCTCATTCGGCGCCGCGGGCGTGATGGCCGCAGCGACCTTCGGCATCTCCAAGTTCCTCTGGCCCGCAGCGGGCACCACGGTCGGCGGTGTGGACCACGTCGTCACCTGGCTGCACGTCGGTGGTGCCACGGTCATCGGCCTCGCGACTGGCGTCGGCGTCGGCATGATCACCAGCTACTACTGCTCGATGGACAAGGGCCCGGTCGACGGTGTGGCGAACCAGTCCAAGACGGGCACCGCGACCAACATCATCGCAGGCCTGGGCCTCGGCATGCAGTCGACGGCGATTCCGATCATCCTGATCGCCATCGGCATCATCGGCAGCGCCTACGTCGCTGGCCTGTACGGCGTGGCCATCGCGGCCCTCGGCATGCTCTCCACCACGGGTATCCAGCTCGCCGTCGACGCCTACGGCCCCATCGCGGACAACGCGGGTGGTATCGCCGAGATGAGCCACCAGGAGCCCGCGGTTCGCGAGCGCACTGACAAGCTCGATGCCGTGGGGAACACCACCGCGGCCATCGGCAAGGGCTTCGCCATCGGCTCCGCCGCCATGACCGCCCTCGCGCTGTTCGCCGCGTTCGCGCAGCAGGCCAACATCACCACCATCGACATCTCGAAGCCCACCGTCATGGCGGGCATCTTCCTCGGCGGCATGCTGCCTTACCTCTTCTCCTCCATGGCCATGGCCGCGGTGGGTGAAGCGGCGATGGAGATGATCGAAGAGGTGCGCCGTCAGTTCCGCGAGATCCCGGGTCTGCTCGAAGGCAAGGCCAAGCCGGACACCGCACGCTGCGTCGACATCAGCACCAGCGCCGCGATCAAGCGCATGGTGGCTCCTGGTCTGCTCGCCGTCGTGACCCCCGTCGCCATCGGCTTCGGCATGGGACCTGAGGCGCTCGGCGGCTTGCTCGCTGGCGTGACGGTCTCGGGCGTGCTCCTCGCGATCTTCATGAGCAACGCCGGCGGCGCCTGGGACAACGCGAAGAAGTCCTTCGAAGGCGGCGGCTTCAAGATGAAGGACGGCACCGTTCACCCCAAGGGCTCCGAGGCACACTCGGCCGCCGTCGTGGGCGACACCGTCGGTGACCCCTTCAAGGACACCGCGGGTCCCTCGCTGAACATCTTGGTCAAGCTGATGAGCGTCGTGGCGCTGGTTATCGCGCCGCTGATCGCCCTGGCGGCCAAGTGA
- the ppc gene encoding phosphoenolpyruvate carboxylase: MSSLDIRPEDQPLYADIRWLAGLLGRVVQRLEGDECFRTVETLRVLSRDRRREASDGGFEKLMAEVEAIPLERIGKVARAFSLLFLLINTAEQVHRVRRRAAYWERSDKKPQPASPRWAFGQLKARGKSPSEVRELVERMEVRPVLTAHPTEATRRTILQLQARVARALRKRDTGTESQRTRVEQAIEGEIELLWLTDEVRRDRPSVFDEVSNVIWYLEDQLYESCEWLDYAVKNAFNQVFGEPLGVSVKVPIGSWVGGDRDGNPFVTPEVTEFAVRRSTRALISHYYDKVQELIERLSISDSLVSVSAELEESLASDRESMPEIWQQNARRDASESLRLKLSFIAERLDATRDVIAARERGEQLTKPHAYSRNQELLTDLELIRDAVVRSGADYAGQSLVEPLVAQVRFLGFAGHRLDVREDAEAHTRALAGITRAIGIPELDASGLRRELAGRRPLLSPHITLDEQTKKTVDVFRAMQRAQRELGERVAKTYIISMTKSAADLLRVLVLGREAGLVDLGPGDPQSQLDVVPLFETRDDLLAGPDILAELFADEAYARQLRARGMRQEVMLGYSDSAKDVGLLSASWELYRAQERLVEVATRFGVSLTLFHGRGGSVGRGGGSPVFRALMALPPGTVGPRIKVTEQGEIISQKFGIRTIAERSLEVLFSGTLMAMETDWRDGVPDEQIQLFRETMERLSQTALPIYRRLVHEERGVFEMFLAATPVKELAHVHFGSRPVYRQRGAGSMQGIRAIPWTFGWTQNRMMLPVWLGVGTALESCLAEPGGLALLQDMAQRWPLFDDLLSKIEMVCAKADLGVARLYVEQLGADRALFTRLEQEYRTTVQALLAIREQSALLQRSPVLRAAIQLRNPYVDPLSLIQVCLLRRQGNADDGQRELIESALGITVNGIAQGMRNTG, from the coding sequence GTGAGCAGCCTGGATATCCGCCCCGAAGATCAACCACTGTACGCCGACATCCGCTGGTTGGCGGGCCTGCTGGGGCGCGTCGTACAGCGTCTCGAAGGTGACGAATGTTTCCGCACGGTTGAAACATTGCGCGTGCTGAGCCGGGACCGCCGGCGAGAGGCGAGCGATGGCGGCTTCGAGAAGCTCATGGCCGAGGTGGAGGCCATCCCTCTAGAGCGCATCGGCAAGGTAGCCCGCGCTTTCAGCCTGCTGTTCTTGTTGATCAACACCGCGGAGCAAGTCCACCGCGTGCGACGACGAGCAGCGTACTGGGAGCGCAGCGACAAGAAGCCTCAGCCGGCGTCCCCGCGCTGGGCCTTCGGTCAGCTGAAAGCACGCGGAAAGAGTCCAAGCGAGGTGCGCGAGCTGGTCGAGCGGATGGAAGTACGACCAGTGTTGACTGCGCACCCCACGGAAGCCACACGACGCACCATCCTGCAGCTCCAGGCGAGAGTCGCGCGAGCGCTGCGCAAGCGAGACACGGGAACTGAGAGCCAGCGCACGCGGGTAGAACAAGCCATCGAAGGCGAGATCGAGTTGCTCTGGCTCACCGATGAGGTGCGGCGTGATCGCCCGAGTGTGTTCGACGAGGTGAGCAACGTGATCTGGTACCTCGAAGATCAGCTCTACGAGAGTTGCGAATGGCTCGACTACGCGGTGAAGAACGCCTTCAACCAAGTCTTTGGTGAGCCCCTTGGGGTCTCGGTGAAGGTGCCGATCGGCAGCTGGGTAGGCGGAGACCGGGATGGCAACCCCTTCGTCACTCCAGAGGTCACCGAGTTCGCGGTACGCCGCAGCACCCGGGCGTTGATCAGTCACTACTACGACAAGGTGCAAGAGCTGATCGAGCGCCTGAGCATCTCGGATAGCTTGGTTTCAGTGAGCGCTGAGCTCGAGGAGTCGCTAGCTAGCGACCGCGAGTCCATGCCCGAGATCTGGCAACAGAACGCTCGGAGGGATGCCTCTGAGTCGTTGCGATTGAAGCTGAGCTTCATCGCCGAGCGCCTGGATGCCACGCGAGACGTCATTGCCGCACGGGAACGCGGCGAGCAGCTGACCAAGCCACACGCCTATTCACGCAACCAGGAGCTACTGACGGATCTGGAGCTGATACGCGACGCCGTGGTGCGGTCGGGCGCCGACTACGCGGGTCAGAGCCTGGTGGAGCCCTTGGTCGCTCAGGTCCGCTTTCTAGGTTTCGCGGGTCACCGACTGGACGTGCGGGAAGACGCCGAGGCACACACCCGGGCACTCGCCGGTATTACGCGTGCCATCGGGATCCCCGAGCTGGACGCGTCGGGGCTCCGTCGGGAACTCGCCGGGCGGCGCCCGCTACTCTCGCCTCACATCACGCTGGACGAGCAGACCAAGAAGACCGTCGATGTCTTCCGTGCCATGCAGCGCGCACAACGCGAGCTCGGTGAGCGAGTGGCCAAGACGTACATCATCTCGATGACGAAGAGCGCCGCCGACCTGTTACGTGTGTTGGTGCTCGGTCGGGAAGCTGGGCTCGTGGATCTAGGCCCGGGTGACCCGCAGTCACAGCTCGACGTGGTGCCCTTGTTCGAGACTCGAGACGACCTGCTGGCCGGCCCGGATATCCTCGCGGAATTATTTGCCGACGAGGCCTATGCTCGACAGCTACGCGCCCGGGGTATGCGCCAGGAGGTCATGCTCGGCTACAGCGACTCAGCGAAGGACGTAGGTCTGCTGAGCGCAAGTTGGGAGCTGTATCGCGCGCAAGAGCGCCTAGTGGAGGTTGCGACGCGCTTTGGAGTCAGCCTCACCCTCTTCCACGGCCGCGGCGGCAGCGTGGGTCGTGGCGGCGGCTCACCAGTGTTCCGTGCTCTGATGGCGCTCCCACCTGGAACCGTCGGGCCGCGCATCAAGGTCACCGAACAAGGGGAAATCATCAGCCAGAAGTTCGGCATTCGCACGATCGCAGAGCGCAGCCTGGAGGTCCTCTTCAGCGGGACCTTGATGGCAATGGAAACGGACTGGCGCGACGGAGTGCCTGACGAGCAGATCCAGCTGTTCCGCGAAACCATGGAGCGTTTGAGCCAGACGGCCCTGCCCATCTACCGCCGCCTGGTGCACGAAGAGCGCGGCGTATTCGAGATGTTCCTCGCGGCAACACCGGTGAAGGAACTCGCGCATGTCCACTTCGGTTCGAGGCCAGTCTACCGTCAGCGAGGAGCGGGCTCGATGCAAGGCATCCGTGCCATCCCCTGGACCTTCGGCTGGACGCAAAACCGCATGATGCTCCCGGTGTGGCTGGGCGTCGGCACCGCGCTCGAGAGTTGCTTGGCGGAGCCGGGAGGTCTCGCGCTGCTGCAAGACATGGCTCAACGCTGGCCGCTCTTCGACGACCTGCTCAGCAAGATCGAGATGGTGTGTGCGAAAGCTGACCTGGGCGTTGCCAGGCTATACGTTGAGCAGCTCGGGGCGGACCGTGCACTCTTCACGCGCCTGGAGCAGGAGTACCGAACAACGGTGCAAGCGTTGCTAGCGATTCGCGAGCAGTCGGCGCTGCTTCAGCGATCCCCAGTCCTGCGGGCGGCGATACAACTTCGGAATCCGTACGTCGACCCGCTGAGTCTGATCCAGGTATGCCTACTGCGACGTCAAGGAAACGCCGACGACGGTCAACGTGAACTCATCGAGTCCGCACTGGGGATCACCGTAAATGGCATTGCGCAGGGCATGCGCAACACCGGCTAA
- a CDS encoding TetR/AcrR family transcriptional regulator, giving the protein MKQRDGRSKSRPGVDEQRRLILEGAAELFAVSGSRGVSIAQICEHVEVSRPTFYRCFADKEALVEQLYQQAVRGPVELNMLSLLRRGQMGGTREGLEKLADEIFANAKLAQLVFVESADPSSPAYAIVQRSFDDAAKEVEAWYCERGLTAPSRTLLKATMVAAQWIVHDAITRGLSPKNKRDAKAALWELTSRVFRD; this is encoded by the coding sequence GTGAAGCAGCGCGATGGCAGGAGCAAGAGTCGGCCGGGGGTCGATGAGCAGCGGAGACTGATTCTCGAAGGGGCGGCTGAGTTGTTTGCGGTGAGCGGCTCGCGCGGGGTGAGCATCGCGCAGATCTGTGAACACGTTGAGGTGTCGCGGCCGACCTTCTACCGGTGTTTTGCCGATAAGGAGGCACTAGTAGAGCAGCTCTACCAGCAGGCTGTGCGTGGGCCGGTGGAGCTCAATATGCTGTCGTTGCTGCGCCGGGGTCAGATGGGTGGCACTCGCGAGGGGCTTGAGAAGCTCGCGGACGAAATTTTTGCGAATGCGAAGCTCGCGCAGTTGGTGTTCGTGGAGTCGGCGGATCCCAGTTCGCCCGCCTACGCCATCGTTCAGCGTTCGTTCGATGACGCGGCGAAAGAGGTGGAAGCCTGGTATTGCGAGCGCGGGCTTACGGCGCCTTCTCGGACTCTGCTCAAGGCAACCATGGTGGCGGCGCAGTGGATTGTGCACGACGCGATCACGCGTGGCCTCTCCCCCAAAAATAAGCGGGATGCCAAGGCCGCGCTGTGGGAGCTCACTTCACGCGTCTTTCGCGACTAG
- a CDS encoding YgiQ family radical SAM protein, whose translation MSAPLQLRRKGQAPVGAFLPTTRDELEARGWDALDILLINGDAYVDHPAFGAALIGRFLEARGFRVGIISQPRWDTPEDLVQMGAPRLFVGITAGNLDSMLNKLTAQKKVRSEDQYSPGGRVGLRPNRATIVYANLARQAFGKLPIVIGGIEASLRRIAHYDYWSDGVRRSVLLDAKADMLIFGMGERPVWELAERMRKGEAFGSIRDIRGTAFRLGKGEIISSGQDWSNVPWEQVEASRYVSDRRPVLLPSYDKVKDDLKLFSRMSGAFQRETNPGNARPLIQRHGMEAVYFNPPAEPLSESLMDELYDLPFQRSAHPGYSEPIPAFETVKHSIVTMRGCFGGCSFCSITEHEGRVIQSRSAESVLREVRQLRRMGDFRGVISDVGGPTANMYQMRCREEKIEKACRRLSCVHPGVCENLVTDHAPLIDLLGKVREEKGVRKVFIASGVRYDLAERSPEFVEQLARHHTGGQLSVAPEHVDDAVLDKMKKPGAESYERFESLFHCASEKSGKEQHLIPYYISGHPGSTLKSMIDLAVYLKRKGLRPRQVQDFIPTPMSMATSMYFTGLDPVSQEPVYTAKHLRDKRKQKALLQYWDPTQHDLAREALAEAKRADLIGSGPDCLVPPKHGKGSLSIHRRGSSGPVRKGRTGARGAGSRRPQRSR comes from the coding sequence ATGTCCGCCCCGTTACAGCTGCGTCGCAAGGGTCAAGCGCCCGTGGGCGCCTTTTTGCCGACCACGCGTGACGAGCTCGAGGCGCGGGGCTGGGACGCATTGGACATCTTGCTGATCAACGGCGACGCCTACGTCGATCACCCCGCGTTCGGCGCTGCGCTGATCGGGCGCTTCCTCGAGGCGCGAGGTTTTCGCGTTGGCATCATCAGCCAGCCGCGCTGGGACACGCCTGAGGACCTGGTCCAGATGGGCGCGCCAAGGCTCTTCGTCGGTATTACCGCGGGGAATCTGGATTCGATGCTCAACAAGCTCACGGCGCAGAAGAAGGTGCGCTCGGAGGATCAGTACTCGCCGGGCGGCCGCGTTGGCCTGCGCCCAAACCGCGCGACCATCGTCTATGCGAACCTTGCCCGTCAGGCGTTCGGCAAGCTGCCGATCGTGATCGGCGGCATCGAGGCTTCGCTCCGGCGTATCGCACACTACGACTACTGGTCCGATGGCGTGCGTCGCTCCGTGTTGCTCGATGCCAAGGCGGATATGCTGATCTTTGGCATGGGCGAACGCCCGGTGTGGGAGCTCGCTGAGCGCATGCGCAAGGGCGAGGCGTTCGGGAGTATTCGCGACATTCGAGGCACTGCCTTTCGCCTGGGCAAGGGCGAAATCATTTCCTCGGGGCAAGATTGGTCGAACGTACCGTGGGAGCAGGTGGAGGCGAGCCGCTACGTCAGTGATCGGCGTCCGGTGCTGCTGCCGAGCTACGACAAGGTGAAGGACGACCTGAAGCTCTTCAGCCGCATGAGCGGCGCGTTCCAGCGGGAGACCAACCCTGGCAACGCTCGGCCGCTGATTCAGCGTCACGGTATGGAGGCGGTGTACTTCAACCCGCCGGCGGAGCCGCTGTCAGAGTCGTTGATGGACGAGCTCTACGATCTGCCGTTTCAGCGCTCCGCTCACCCTGGCTACAGCGAGCCGATCCCCGCCTTCGAGACGGTGAAGCACTCCATCGTGACCATGCGCGGCTGCTTCGGCGGTTGCTCGTTTTGCTCCATCACCGAGCACGAAGGCCGCGTGATTCAGAGCCGCTCGGCGGAGAGTGTGCTCAGAGAGGTGCGCCAGCTGCGGCGCATGGGCGACTTCCGTGGGGTGATCAGCGACGTGGGCGGCCCGACCGCCAATATGTACCAGATGCGTTGCCGGGAGGAAAAAATCGAGAAGGCCTGTCGGCGCTTGAGCTGCGTCCATCCCGGTGTGTGTGAGAACCTGGTGACGGATCACGCACCGTTGATCGATCTCTTGGGCAAAGTGCGCGAGGAGAAGGGGGTGAGGAAAGTCTTCATCGCCTCCGGCGTGCGCTACGATCTCGCTGAGCGGAGCCCGGAGTTCGTGGAGCAGCTGGCGCGTCACCACACGGGGGGTCAGCTCAGCGTCGCGCCTGAACACGTCGACGACGCGGTGCTGGACAAGATGAAGAAGCCCGGTGCGGAGAGCTATGAGCGCTTCGAGTCGCTGTTTCACTGTGCCAGCGAGAAGAGCGGCAAGGAGCAGCACTTGATTCCGTACTACATTTCCGGGCACCCCGGCTCGACGCTGAAGAGCATGATCGACCTGGCGGTGTACCTGAAGCGGAAGGGCCTGCGCCCGCGACAGGTGCAGGACTTCATCCCGACTCCGATGTCGATGGCGACCAGCATGTACTTCACTGGACTCGACCCCGTGAGTCAGGAGCCCGTCTACACCGCCAAGCACCTGCGGGATAAGCGCAAGCAAAAGGCGCTGCTCCAGTACTGGGATCCCACGCAGCACGACCTGGCTCGCGAAGCGCTCGCGGAGGCCAAGCGTGCGGATCTCATCGGCTCCGGGCCGGACTGCTTGGTCCCGCCGAAGCACGGCAAGGGGTCACTGTCGATCCATCGTCGGGGGAGCTCGGGTCCGGTGCGCAAGGGACGCACCGGGGCGCGAGGTGCTGGGAGTCGGCGTCCTCAGCGCTCGCGCTAG